A region from the uncultured Bacteroides sp. genome encodes:
- a CDS encoding MotA/TolQ/ExbB proton channel family protein, giving the protein MKKLFAIVAVMGVLTFGSTQLAQAQEDAPAAEQTEQAKPAADQPAAAQKASATTADGVEQGGIHKEIKVKFIEGTASFMSLVAIALVIGLAFCIERIIYLSLAEVNSKKLIAAVEAALEKGDVEAAKDVCRNTRGPIASIFYQGLMRVDQGIDVVEKSVVSYGGVQAGYLEKGCSWITLFIAMAPSLGFLGTVIGMVQAFDKIQQVGDISPTVVAGGMKVALITTIFGLIVALILQIFYNYVLSKIEAITSDMEDSSITLLDLVIKYNLKYKK; this is encoded by the coding sequence ATGAAAAAGTTATTTGCAATTGTTGCTGTGATGGGAGTCTTAACTTTTGGCTCAACTCAACTTGCTCAGGCTCAAGAAGATGCTCCTGCGGCGGAACAAACTGAACAAGCTAAGCCTGCTGCTGATCAGCCGGCTGCTGCCCAAAAAGCTTCTGCTACAACTGCTGATGGTGTAGAGCAAGGCGGCATTCACAAAGAAATTAAAGTTAAGTTTATTGAAGGTACGGCATCTTTCATGAGTTTAGTTGCTATTGCTTTAGTTATTGGTTTGGCTTTCTGTATTGAAAGAATAATCTATCTTAGTCTAGCTGAAGTTAATTCTAAAAAACTGATTGCTGCTGTTGAAGCTGCTTTGGAAAAAGGAGATGTTGAGGCTGCTAAGGATGTTTGTCGTAATACTAGAGGTCCTATTGCATCAATTTTCTATCAGGGATTGATGAGAGTTGATCAGGGCATTGATGTTGTAGAAAAATCGGTTGTTTCTTATGGTGGTGTTCAGGCGGGTTATTTGGAGAAAGGATGCTCATGGATAACTTTATTTATTGCTATGGCTCCTTCATTAGGATTCTTGGGAACTGTTATTGGTATGGTTCAGGCATTCGATAAAATCCAACAAGTAGGTGATATCTCTCCAACGGTTGTTGCCGGTGGTATGAAAGTGGCCTTGATCACTACTATTTTTGGACTTATCGTAGCATTGATTCTTCAGATTTTCTATAATTATGTTTTGTCTAAAATT